From one Bradyrhizobium sp. Ash2021 genomic stretch:
- the ugpB gene encoding sn-glycerol-3-phosphate ABC transporter substrate-binding protein UgpB, which produces MRFLYLAALATIALVSPAQAATDILWWHAMSGELGKQVEKLAADFNASQSEYRIVPSYKGNYTETVTAAIFAYRSRSQPAIVQVNEIATATMMAARGAIYPVFELMRDQSEMFSPRAYLPAVTGYYSDVAGNMLSFPFNSSTPILYYNKDLFRAAGLDPEVAPKTWPEVGAAAKRLRTAGAVCGLTTSWPSWINVENFSAFHNLPLATRANGFGGLDAELTFNNPAVVRHIAQLAEWQQTKAFDYSGRGQTAEPRFQKGECAIFIGSSATRADIKANSKFEVGYGMMPYWPDVADAPQNSIIGGATLWVLRDRPRAEYAGVAKLFAFLSKPEIQAAWHQNTGYLPITRAAFDLTRAQGFYDRNPGVAISIEQMMLKPPTENSKGIRLGSFVLIRDVIDDELEQAFSGKRSAQAAMDLAVERGNRLLRQFERANPDR; this is translated from the coding sequence TTGAGATTCTTATACCTCGCAGCCCTCGCGACCATCGCCCTTGTGTCTCCCGCGCAGGCCGCCACAGACATCCTGTGGTGGCACGCGATGTCGGGAGAACTCGGCAAGCAGGTCGAGAAGCTCGCCGCCGACTTCAATGCATCTCAGTCCGAATACCGGATCGTGCCGAGCTACAAGGGCAATTACACCGAGACGGTGACGGCGGCGATCTTCGCCTATCGTTCGCGAAGCCAGCCCGCCATCGTTCAGGTCAACGAGATCGCGACCGCAACCATGATGGCGGCGAGGGGCGCCATCTATCCCGTGTTCGAATTGATGCGGGACCAGTCCGAGATGTTTTCGCCCCGCGCGTATCTGCCGGCCGTGACCGGCTATTACTCCGACGTGGCCGGCAACATGCTGTCGTTCCCGTTCAACAGCTCGACGCCGATCCTGTATTATAACAAGGATCTCTTCCGCGCCGCCGGCCTCGATCCGGAAGTGGCGCCGAAGACCTGGCCGGAGGTTGGCGCCGCGGCGAAGCGGCTGCGCACCGCGGGCGCCGTTTGCGGTCTGACCACCTCCTGGCCGTCCTGGATCAATGTCGAGAATTTTTCCGCCTTCCACAATCTGCCGCTCGCGACCCGCGCCAACGGCTTTGGCGGTCTCGATGCGGAGCTGACCTTCAACAATCCGGCGGTGGTGCGCCATATCGCGCAACTTGCGGAATGGCAGCAGACGAAGGCGTTCGACTACAGCGGCCGGGGCCAGACCGCCGAGCCGCGATTTCAAAAGGGCGAGTGCGCGATCTTCATCGGCTCGTCGGCGACGCGCGCCGATATCAAGGCCAATTCGAAATTCGAGGTCGGCTACGGCATGATGCCCTATTGGCCCGACGTCGCTGACGCGCCGCAAAACAGCATCATCGGCGGCGCCACCCTGTGGGTGTTGCGCGACCGGCCGCGCGCCGAATATGCCGGTGTCGCCAAGCTTTTTGCATTTCTGTCCAAGCCGGAGATTCAGGCGGCCTGGCACCAGAACACCGGCTATCTGCCGATCACCCGCGCCGCGTTCGACCTGACCCGTGCGCAGGGCTTCTACGATCGCAATCCGGGAGTGGCGATCTCGATCGAGCAGATGATGTTGAAGCCGCCGACCGAGAACTCGAAGGGAATCCGGCTTGGATCGTTCGTCCTGATCCGCGATGTGATCGACGACGAACTGGAGCAGGCTTTTAGCGGCAAGAGGTCGGCGCAGGCAGCCATGGACCTGGCCGTGGAGCGCGGCAACCGCCTGCTGCGCCAGTTCGAGCGGGCCAATCCGGATCGATAG
- a CDS encoding host attachment protein, producing MTKMKIGTGDWIVVCDGRKALILENLGNRMFPNLHTKEVREHPDLATRAQGTDAPGSVHSSIGTARSSVEQTDWHDESERAFLRALADRLDVAVTTGETTALTIVASPRALGMIRPDYSDAVRKAVQSEVGKDLVKMPVHQIEEQLLA from the coding sequence ATGACCAAAATGAAGATCGGCACTGGTGACTGGATCGTCGTATGCGATGGGCGCAAGGCGCTTATCCTCGAAAATCTCGGAAACCGCATGTTTCCGAACCTGCACACAAAGGAAGTGCGCGAGCACCCGGACCTAGCGACGCGCGCGCAAGGAACCGATGCGCCGGGCAGCGTGCATTCGTCGATCGGTACCGCGCGAAGCTCGGTTGAGCAGACCGACTGGCATGATGAGTCTGAGCGCGCGTTCTTGCGGGCTCTTGCCGACCGGCTCGACGTTGCGGTCACAACCGGCGAAACCACGGCGCTCACCATCGTCGCGTCGCCGCGCGCGCTGGGCATGATCCGGCCGGATTATTCGGATGCCGTTCGCAAGGCGGTTCAATCGGAAGTCGGCAAGGATCTCGTGAAGATGCCAGTCCATCAAATCGAGGAGCAACTGCTGGCGTGA
- a CDS encoding TRAP transporter substrate-binding protein: protein MPVYRRADLSRTMTLVVALLAAVAATSAFAREFRAADTQNEDYPTVQALLYMGSMVAERSGGRHQIKVFHSHQLGEEKETLEQTRVGAIDLNRTNVALIGNLVPAMNVLAMPFLFRSIGHLQKVLDGPIGSEILDSFEPYGFVGLAFYDSGARSIYNSVRPIRSIADLRGLRLRVQQSEQMSDMIKSLGAEPVELPYGQVLTGLATRLIDGAENNWPSFVTTDHFKYAGYYTLTEHTMSPEVLVMSKKAWGSLSAEDQQIFRESALRSSRFMREKWRDLEERSRKQAEAAGVKIVTDIDRKPFEAAMAGLYAKAQRDPAVAQLIERIRKVE, encoded by the coding sequence TTGCCAGTGTACCGCCGCGCCGACCTTTCGCGGACCATGACGCTTGTTGTCGCGCTGCTCGCCGCAGTGGCCGCAACGAGTGCGTTTGCGCGCGAATTCCGCGCCGCCGACACCCAGAACGAGGATTATCCGACCGTCCAGGCGCTGCTGTATATGGGCAGCATGGTCGCGGAGCGCAGCGGCGGTCGCCACCAGATCAAGGTCTTCCATTCGCACCAGCTCGGCGAGGAAAAGGAAACCCTGGAGCAGACCCGGGTCGGCGCGATCGACCTCAATCGCACCAATGTCGCGTTGATCGGAAACTTGGTGCCGGCGATGAATGTGCTGGCCATGCCGTTTTTGTTTCGCTCCATCGGGCATTTGCAGAAGGTGCTGGATGGGCCGATCGGCAGCGAGATCCTCGACAGCTTCGAGCCCTATGGTTTCGTTGGCCTCGCGTTCTATGATTCCGGCGCCCGCTCGATCTACAACAGCGTCCGGCCGATCCGCTCGATCGCCGACCTCAGGGGTTTGCGGCTGCGCGTGCAGCAGTCCGAGCAGATGTCCGACATGATCAAGTCGCTCGGCGCCGAGCCGGTCGAACTGCCCTACGGGCAGGTGCTGACCGGGCTTGCCACCAGGCTGATCGACGGCGCTGAGAACAACTGGCCGTCCTTCGTCACCACCGATCACTTCAAATATGCCGGCTACTACACCCTCACCGAACACACGATGAGCCCGGAAGTGCTGGTGATGTCGAAGAAGGCCTGGGGCAGCCTCTCGGCCGAAGATCAACAAATCTTCCGCGAGTCGGCGCTGCGCTCCAGCCGCTTCATGCGTGAAAAGTGGCGGGATCTCGAAGAACGGTCGCGCAAGCAGGCCGAAGCGGCCGGCGTCAAGATCGTCACAGATATCGACCGCAAGCCGTTCGAGGCGGCGATGGCCGGGCTCTACGCCAAGGCGCAGCGCGACCCCGCGGTCGCGCAACTGATCGAACGAATTCGCAAGGTGGAGTGA
- a CDS encoding DUF3775 domain-containing protein encodes MRNAPNLSISPEKVFFIVTKSRQSDSNAIGPDANSDSSDDVAEDHSKSTDRSELSRFIRDLNVDEQIDLVALMWLGRGDGDLDNWRDLRSEAERAHNNRTASYLIGTPMLADYLEEALSQFGKSFEAFEEHL; translated from the coding sequence ATGCGAAATGCCCCGAACCTGTCGATATCGCCGGAAAAAGTATTCTTCATTGTAACGAAGTCACGGCAATCCGACAGTAACGCCATCGGACCGGATGCCAACTCCGATTCGAGTGACGATGTGGCTGAGGATCACAGCAAGAGCACCGATCGCTCGGAACTCTCCCGCTTCATTCGGGATTTGAACGTCGACGAGCAGATTGACCTCGTCGCCCTGATGTGGCTCGGCCGCGGTGACGGCGATCTCGACAATTGGCGCGATCTGCGCTCGGAAGCGGAGCGTGCCCACAACAATCGTACAGCATCCTACCTGATCGGGACGCCGATGCTGGCGGACTATCTGGAGGAGGCCCTGTCGCAGTTCGGCAAGTCATTTGAGGCTTTCGAAGAGCATCTTTGA